The Mus caroli chromosome 1, CAROLI_EIJ_v1.1, whole genome shotgun sequence genome has a window encoding:
- the Spata3 gene encoding spermatogenesis-associated protein 3 isoform X4 — protein sequence MEQRPGEQPSRVPKKEKIEEQPETPSQSVSGRGRVLLIREFFKQDESYTTLPNTQATDCQNSCRSARQRLKRTRDSLADNPEAPAAKRAKMPQLSRLKKEDLLDCEKPWAPQGNPGSEAAEIAELSSEPGKQLLLVLCHASALDTQLPRLQLLLQQKTIKEVLRSP from the coding sequence ATGGAACAGAGGCCTGGGGAGCAGCCCTCAAGAGTCCCAAAGAAGGAAAAGATCGAGGAGCAGCCGGAGACCCCAAGTCAGTCCGTCTCAGGCCGCGGTCGGGTGCTGTTAATAAGAGAGTTCTTCAAGCAGGATGAAAGCTACACGACCTTGCCCAACACCCAAGCAACAGACTGCCAAAATAGTTGCCGCAGTGCCAGGCAGCGACTCAAGCGCACCAGAGACAGCTTGGCGGACAACCCCGAAGCCCCGGCCGCCAAGCGAGCAAAGATGCCGCAGCTCTCGCGTCTCAAGAAGGAGGACTTGCTTGATTGCGAGAAGCCTTGGGCTCCACAAGGGAACCCCGGCTCAGAAGCCGCTGAGATCGCCGAGCTAAGCTCAGAGCCCGGCAAGCAGCTGCTCCTGGTGCTGTGCCACGCGTCGGCGCTGGACACGCAGCTGCCGCGACTTCAGCTGCTCCTGCAGCAG